A stretch of the Argentina anserina chromosome 6, drPotAnse1.1, whole genome shotgun sequence genome encodes the following:
- the LOC126799566 gene encoding uncharacterized protein LOC126799566 isoform X1 yields MATHCVKFSASSFHTQPSPGSSSKVEKKWLGFITLGRKPNTLKLSNGCRARAALNANPVPIEIPRQWYNLIADLPIKPPPPLHPKTFEPVKPEDLSPLFPDELIEQEASEERYIDIPEEVREIYKLWRPTPLIRAKRLEKLLDTPARIYYKYEGGSPAGSHKPNSAVPQVYYNAKQGIKKVVTETGAGQWGCSLAFASSLFGLDCEVWQVRASYDQKPYRKLMMQTWGAKVHPSPSNITESGRKILLMDPSTPGSLGIAISEAVEVAAMNADTKYCLGSVLNHVLLHQTVIGEECLKQMEAIGETPDLIIGCTGGGSNFAGLSFPFIREKLNGNMSPVIRAVEPTACPSLTKGVYRYDYGDTAGMTPLMKMHTLGHDFIPDPIHAGGLRYHGMAPLISHVYELGFLEALSIPQTECFRGAIQFARSEGLIPAPEPTHAIAATIREALKCKETGEAKVILTAMCGHGHFDLPAYDNYLQGNLVDLSFEDEKLQTALSSVPNLRG; encoded by the exons ATGGCTACCCACTGTGTTAAATTCTCTGCAAGTTCATTTCATACTCAGCCTTCACCAGGATCAAGCTCAAAAG TTGAGAAGAAATGGCTTGGATTTATTACACTTGGTAGAAAGCCAAATACTTTGAAGCTTTCGAATGGCTGTAGAGCAAGAGCAGCTCTCAATGCTAATCCAGTACCAATCGAAATCCCTCGTCAGTGGTACAACCTGATTGCAGATCTGCCTATCAAACCTCCTCCTCCATTGCATCCCAAGACTTTTGAACCTGTCAAACCTGAAGATCTGTCCCCTTTATTTCCTGATGAGTTAATTGAACAGGAGGCAAGTGAAGAGAGATATATAGATATCCCCGAAGAAGTTCGTGAGATATACAAGCTTTGGCGTCCAACCCCTCTCATTAG GGCCAAGAGGTTGGAGAAGCTTCTTGACACGCCGGCTAGAATTTATTACAAGTATGAAGGTGGTAGCCCTGCGGGATCACACAAGCCCAACAGTGCAGTTCCACAAGTGTATTATAATGCAAAGCAAGGCATCAAGAAGGTTGTGACAGAAACAGGAGCTGGACAATGGGGATGTTCTTTGGCTTTTGCATCCAGCTTATTCGGTCTCGATTGTGAG GTATGGCAAGTGCGTGCTTCGTATGATCAGAAACCATATCGTAAATTGATGATGCAAACTTGGGGGGCAAAGGTACACCCATCTCCATCAAACATAACTGAATCAGGTAGAAAAATCCTTTTGATGGATCCATCAACCCCAGGAAGTTTAGGAATAGCTATTTCTGAAGCTGTGGAGGTTGCAGCTATGAATGCCGACACTAAATACTGTCTGGGAAGTGTTCTCAATCATGTTTTGCTCCACCAAACTGTAATTGGTGAAGAGTGCCTGAAACAAATGGAAGCAATAGGTGAGACCCCAGACTTGATTATCGGGTGCACTGGTGGTGGATCCAACTTTGCAGGGCTCAGTTTCCCATTCATTAGAGAGAAGCTCAATGGAAACATGAGCCCTGTAATAAGAGCAGTTGAGCCTACTGCTTGTCCTTCTTTAACTAAAGGTGTATACAGATACGATTATGGTGACACAGCGGGGATGACTCCACTAATGAAGATGCATACACTTGGGCATGACTTCATTCCTGACCCAATTCATGCCG GAGGATTGCGGTATCATGGTATGGCTCCACTGATTTCACATGTCTATGAACTCGGTTTCTTGGAAGCACTATCAATTCCCCAGACTGAGTGCTTCAGAG GTGCTATACAATTTGCTAGGTCCGAAGGATTGATTCCGGCGCCAGAGCCAACCCATGCCATAGCTGCCACCATTAGGGAGGCTCTGAAGTGTAAAGAGACTGGAGAAGCTAAAGTTATTCTCACCGCAATGTGTGGGCATGGCCATTTCGATTTGCCAGCTTACGACAATTATCTGCAAGGAAATCTGGTCGACCTGTCCTTTGAGGATGAGAAGCTACAAACAGCATTGAGTAGTGTTCCTAATTTAAGAGGCTGA
- the LOC126799566 gene encoding uncharacterized protein LOC126799566 isoform X2, with translation MATHCVKFSASSFHTQPSPGSSSKVEKKWLGFITLGRKPNTLKLSNGCRARAALNANPVPIEIPRQWYNLIADLPIKPPPPLHPKTFEPVKPEDLSPLFPDELIEQEASEERYIDIPEEVREIYKLWRPTPLIRAKRLEKLLDTPARIYYKYEGGSPAGSHKPNSAVPQVYYNAKQGIKKVVTETGAGQWGCSLAFASSLFGLDCEVWQVRASYDQKPYRKLMMQTWGAKVHPSPSNITESAMNADTKYCLGSVLNHVLLHQTVIGEECLKQMEAIGETPDLIIGCTGGGSNFAGLSFPFIREKLNGNMSPVIRAVEPTACPSLTKGVYRYDYGDTAGMTPLMKMHTLGHDFIPDPIHAGGLRYHGMAPLISHVYELGFLEALSIPQTECFRGAIQFARSEGLIPAPEPTHAIAATIREALKCKETGEAKVILTAMCGHGHFDLPAYDNYLQGNLVDLSFEDEKLQTALSSVPNLRG, from the exons ATGGCTACCCACTGTGTTAAATTCTCTGCAAGTTCATTTCATACTCAGCCTTCACCAGGATCAAGCTCAAAAG TTGAGAAGAAATGGCTTGGATTTATTACACTTGGTAGAAAGCCAAATACTTTGAAGCTTTCGAATGGCTGTAGAGCAAGAGCAGCTCTCAATGCTAATCCAGTACCAATCGAAATCCCTCGTCAGTGGTACAACCTGATTGCAGATCTGCCTATCAAACCTCCTCCTCCATTGCATCCCAAGACTTTTGAACCTGTCAAACCTGAAGATCTGTCCCCTTTATTTCCTGATGAGTTAATTGAACAGGAGGCAAGTGAAGAGAGATATATAGATATCCCCGAAGAAGTTCGTGAGATATACAAGCTTTGGCGTCCAACCCCTCTCATTAG GGCCAAGAGGTTGGAGAAGCTTCTTGACACGCCGGCTAGAATTTATTACAAGTATGAAGGTGGTAGCCCTGCGGGATCACACAAGCCCAACAGTGCAGTTCCACAAGTGTATTATAATGCAAAGCAAGGCATCAAGAAGGTTGTGACAGAAACAGGAGCTGGACAATGGGGATGTTCTTTGGCTTTTGCATCCAGCTTATTCGGTCTCGATTGTGAG GTATGGCAAGTGCGTGCTTCGTATGATCAGAAACCATATCGTAAATTGATGATGCAAACTTGGGGGGCAAAGGTACACCCATCTCCATCAAACATAACTGAATCAG CTATGAATGCCGACACTAAATACTGTCTGGGAAGTGTTCTCAATCATGTTTTGCTCCACCAAACTGTAATTGGTGAAGAGTGCCTGAAACAAATGGAAGCAATAGGTGAGACCCCAGACTTGATTATCGGGTGCACTGGTGGTGGATCCAACTTTGCAGGGCTCAGTTTCCCATTCATTAGAGAGAAGCTCAATGGAAACATGAGCCCTGTAATAAGAGCAGTTGAGCCTACTGCTTGTCCTTCTTTAACTAAAGGTGTATACAGATACGATTATGGTGACACAGCGGGGATGACTCCACTAATGAAGATGCATACACTTGGGCATGACTTCATTCCTGACCCAATTCATGCCG GAGGATTGCGGTATCATGGTATGGCTCCACTGATTTCACATGTCTATGAACTCGGTTTCTTGGAAGCACTATCAATTCCCCAGACTGAGTGCTTCAGAG GTGCTATACAATTTGCTAGGTCCGAAGGATTGATTCCGGCGCCAGAGCCAACCCATGCCATAGCTGCCACCATTAGGGAGGCTCTGAAGTGTAAAGAGACTGGAGAAGCTAAAGTTATTCTCACCGCAATGTGTGGGCATGGCCATTTCGATTTGCCAGCTTACGACAATTATCTGCAAGGAAATCTGGTCGACCTGTCCTTTGAGGATGAGAAGCTACAAACAGCATTGAGTAGTGTTCCTAATTTAAGAGGCTGA
- the LOC126797502 gene encoding protein translation factor SUI1 homolog 2 has product MSDLDVQIPSAFDPFAEANAEDSGAGTKEYVHIRIQQRNGRKSLTTVQGLKKEFSYNKILKDLKKEFCCNGTVVQDPEQGQVIQLQGDQRKNVSAFLVQAGIVKKDNIKIHGF; this is encoded by the exons ATGTCTGATCTCGACGTCCAGATTCCTTCCGCCTTTG ATCCGTTTGCTGAGGCAAATGCTGAGGACTCGGGTGCTGGAACAAAAGAATACGTGCACATTCGCATACAGCAACGGAATGGTAGGAAAAGCCTGACAACAGTGCAGGGACTGAAGAAGGAATTTAGCTACAACAAGATTCTCAAGGACCTTAAGAAGGAATTTTGCTGCAATGGTACTGTTGTCCAGGACCCAGAACAGGGACAG GTGATTCAACTTCAAGGCGATCAGCGAAAGAACGTGTCTGCCTTCCTAGTTCAG GCTGGCATTGTGAAGAAGGATAACATCAAAATTCACGGTTTCTGA
- the LOC126797501 gene encoding uncharacterized protein LOC126797501 — MYVTKPLSMYRKFPNTLSIRPPDAPYSGHLVITDEEAEAQDSCCWGIFKSEQIKQLPFPQDKILTVVYASDYQEATTTKVWFIPVLDQPLTSNCYYVIKANGRHKGKACRCSKERDIMNCCFRDFLRDKKPALLNLRNIYQQVKIHRHQGGGFFAESVAPDGVPPKFLRKKGWEIRSSSLYRWQLSDASGLDASLRSSFPDFSFPIFKKRSASNVVGKWYSPFVFVRETATIRRQMKKSKFYRISLEQWWEEIYSCGNTSNQGNVVNVDVNVQREVALVSAVEAVKDDRNGRTGFSWFKAYNPNSRKLVTVGLSSAIIQNMKWVLEAGGWVTGNEKDTRVQKVDEITDGWRKFGCYVLVESFKFRRMDGSLVLRRDFRHTNNIQCKWE, encoded by the exons ATGTATGTGACCAAACCTCTCTCCATGTACCGGAAATTTCCAAACACCCTTTCTATCCGGCCACCAGATGCTCCTTATTCCGGTCATTTAGTAATTACAGATGAAGAAGCAGAAGCACAAGACTCATGTTGTTGGGGTATCTTCAAGAGTGAACAGATTAAGCAACTGCCATTTCCACAGGACAAGATACTCACCGTTGTTTATGCATCTGATTACCAAGAAGCAACCACAACCAAAGTTTGGTTCATTCCGGTTCTTGATCAGCCTCTAACTTCTAATTGCTACTATGTTATCAAAGCAAATGGAAGACACAAAGG GAAAGCATGCAGATGTTCAAAAGAGAGGGACATAATGAACTGTTGCTTCAGAGACTTCTTGAGGGACAAGAAACCAGCACTTTTGAATCTCAGAAACATATACCAACAAGTAAAGATTCATCGTCACCAAGGAGGTGGTTTCTTCGCAGAGTCTGTAGCTCCTGATGGTGTTCCTCCGAAATTTCTAAGAAAAAAAGGATGGGAAATCCGCAGCTCAAGTTTGTACCGATGGCAGTTAAGTGATGCCTCAGGTCTTGATGCTTCCCTCCGATCAAGCTTCCCTGACTTCAGCTTCCCCATCTTTAAGAAACGTTCGGCTTCTAATGTTGTGGGGAAATGGTACAGTCCCTTTGTGTTTGTGAGAGAGACAGCAACCATTAGACGCCAGATGAAGAAGTCGAAATTCTACAGGATATCTCTCGAGCAGTGGTGGGAAGAGATATACTCTTGTGGGAATACTAGCAACCAAGGCAACGTTGTGAATGTGGATGTAAATGTGCAAAGGGAGGTGGCTCTGGTATCGGCCGTGGAAGCTGTCAAGGACGATAGGAATGGTCGTACTGGGTTCTCCTGGTTCAAGGCTTATAATCCAAATAGCCGAAAACTTGTCACCGTCGGTTTGAGTTCAGCTATTATTCAGAACATGAAATGGGTTCTAGAGGCAGGAGGGTGGGTTACTGGGAACGAGAAAGACACAAGGGTTCAGAAGGTGGACGAGATCACAGACGGGTGGAGAAAGTTCGGCTGTTACGTTTTGGTGGAGAGTTTCAAATTCAGAAGAATGGACGGAAGCTTGGTACTGAGACGTGATTTTAGGCACACTAATAACATCCAATGTAAATGGGAATAA